One Panicum virgatum strain AP13 chromosome 3N, P.virgatum_v5, whole genome shotgun sequence DNA segment encodes these proteins:
- the LOC120664539 gene encoding F-box/FBD/LRR-repeat protein At5g22660-like, which translates to MDAAGEEGDEFTTYDQVARFFNSLEGPSAQERIDGIIPFLVSLLPAPYVPAPEIESDSDDERFSLTSSESEASDDGAYHDPITAAPSDGEDRISRLPDTLLADIIHRLPTKDAGRTAALSTHWSRVWAGTPLLVDDAHLLGAGGTSGVPVVRALSRCVAAHPGSVRGVRITHVSFYAHEYALRRLVADLADKDVQDLILVNRPWPLDMPLPDDILRCASLDRLYLGVWRFPTTTAAHPPAFPDLRELGLFHSIVGYQELEALLAYCPKLEVLSIVMSYHDPSRFRLVSGSLKIAVDWMSSFDEVAVEDAPSLERLLFQSIGKRRPVKIVGAPRLEVLGVLDLDLHTLEIGGTVIEAGMNVRASNMVPSLKILAVKVQFACNMEAKMLPTLLKCFPHLETLHIMPIPSNSLDSVHDLRFWEHQGTCECLESHLETVIVHGSLTEGHGVGFIWYIMGEGKVFKTLSFVCSDEKARGFRESAEGRSGEVAICVVAPRWSFQAAIDSSLADPFCAL; encoded by the coding sequence ATGGACGCCGCTGGCGAAGAAGGCGACGAGTTCACCACGTACGATCAAGTCGCGCGGTTCTTCAACTCCCTGGAGGGCCCGTCCGCGCAGGAGCGTATCGACGGCATCATCCCCTTCctcgtctccctcctccccgcgccCTACGTCCCCGCCCCAGAGATCGAGTCCGACTCCGACGACGAGCGCTTCTCCCTCACCTCCTCCGAGTCCGAGGCCTCCGACGACGGGGCGTACCACGACCCGATCACGGCTGCGCCGAGCGACGGCGAGGATCGCATCAGCCGCCTCCCGGACACGCTCCTCGCCGACATCATCCACCGCCTCCCCACCAAGGACGCCGGGCGCACCGCCGCGCTCTCCACGCACTGGAGCCGCGTGTGGGCCGGAACCCCGCTCCTCGTCGACGACGCCCacctcctcggcgccggcgggacCTCCGGCGTCCCCGTCGTGCGCGCCCTCTCGCGCTGCGTGGCCGCGCACCCCGGCTCTGTCCGCGGCGTGCGCATCACCCACGTCTCCTTCTACGCTCACGAGTACGCGCTCCGGCGCCTGGTCGCGGACCTCGCCGACAAGGACGTCCAGGATCTCATCCTCGTCAACCGCCCGTGGCCGCTCGACATGCCGCTCCCCGACGACATCCTCCGTTGCGCCTCCCTCGACCGCCTCTACCTCGGGGTATGGCGCTTCCCGACCACAACCGCCGCGCATCCGCCCGCGTTCCCCGACCTACGCGAGCTCGGTCTCTTCCACAGCATCGTCGGCTACCAAGAACTCGAGGCCCTGCTCGCGTACTGCCCCAAGCTGGAGGTCCTCTCCATCGTCATGTCGTACCACGACCCATCGCGTTTCCGCCTCGTCTCCGGCAGCCTCAAGATTGCGGTGGACTGGATGTCATCCTTCGACGAGGTCGCCGTGGAAGACGCCCCAAGCCTCGAACGGCTGCTCTTCCAGAGTATTGGCAAGAGGAGGCCCGTCAAGATTGTTGGCGCCCCGAGGCTGGAGGTGCTCGGGGTCCTCGACCTCGACCTCCACACCCTCGAGATCGGTGGCACTGTCATCGAGGCTGGGATGAATGTGAGAGCTAGCAACATGGTACCAAGCCTGAAGATACTGGCTGTGAAGGTTCAGTTTGCCTGCAACATGGAGGCCAAGATGCTGCCGACTTTGCTCAAATGCTTTCCTCACCTTGAGACGCTTCACATCATGCCCATTCCATCCAATTCACTGGACAGTGTACATGACCTGAGGTTCTGGGAGCACCAGGGTACTTGTGAGTGCCTCGAATCACATCTGGAGACTGTGATCGTCCATGGGTCCTTGACGGAGGGTCATGGGGTTGGGTTTATCTGGTACATCATGGGAGAGGGCAAGGTGTTCAAGACCCTGAGCTTTGTTTGCAGCGATGAGAAGGCGAGAGGCTTCAGAGAGTCAGCTGAAGGCAGAAGTGGTGAAGTTGCTATCTGTGTGGTCGCCCCACGCTGGAGTTTCCAAGCTGCCATTGATTCGTCCCTGGCCGACCCCTTCTGTGCGCTGTAG